In a genomic window of Rhopalosiphum maidis isolate BTI-1 chromosome 4, ASM367621v3, whole genome shotgun sequence:
- the LOC113558190 gene encoding LOW QUALITY PROTEIN: lipase 3-like (The sequence of the model RefSeq protein was modified relative to this genomic sequence to represent the inferred CDS: inserted 2 bases in 1 codon), with the protein MKTVSYPQSNCFFRSSLFWHIILFVGLLLSLTNILQTTDITTETPSYPWNIYKNVTMSTVEIIKKNGYAAETHHVITEDGYILELHRIPCSKNGQKPTKNHPVFFHHAFLSSSAGWVLGGANTSLTMQLADDGYDVWLANSRGNTYSRKHVSLNYKQKAYWNFSLHEIGTYDLPAAFDYILMKTNTSQLHYIGYSMGTTVFFIMAAERPEYQSKIRSQISLAPVAYFSHTRSPIKYIAPYAKMMNIAYQRISNGMVMPQTTMKMIFASTICGGKMTQKLICQRGIIFFICGSDPQHFNTKLIPLIMGHYPSGTSSMVPEHFAQIKLKDVFGRYDYGPVINLERYNSTEPPAYDLTSIRVPITLMYGKNDLVADVRDVMRLKSQLPRLIDAVMIDNPYCNHVDFLWSLKVNEHVNDPIRETLRKTDDVNWKYSAPNPPKSKDVLSVGGNVSDGSIGGSGYINISDSASDVGVDGFVNISVSGNVNITDSGHLNISNSADDDSGHLNASDSDAGDFSSSNSINGREGVGSSSNISGSGVLSDLDYFAKNLGKIIADTMPKSMDREGDEVVFGRERALQETLLADAIEFVRSVQKKYDLTLTGPVLAWQKSSTRATDHRRTEQXSPNDALADEHRAPG; encoded by the exons ATGAAAACTGTAAGCTATCCGCAGTCGAATTGTTTTTTTCGGTCGTCACTTTTTtggcatattattttgtttgttggtTTACTATTGTCGCTTACCAACATATTGCAGACTACAGACATCACTACTGAAACTCCGTCATACCCCTGgaacatttacaaaaatgtcaCCATGTCCACC GTTGAAATAATCAAGAAAAATGGATACGCAGCCGAGACCCATCATGTCATCACGGAGGACGGTTACATTCTAGAATTGCACCGAATTCCTTGTAGCAAAAACGGACAGAAACCAACCAAAAACCATCCTGTATTCTTCCATCACGCCTTTCTCTCGAGTTCGGCTGGATGGGTGCTCGGCGGGGCCAACACATCTCTGA ctatgCAATTAGCCGACGATGGATACGACGTGTGGTTGGCAAACAGCCGTGGTAACACTTATAGTAGAAAACACGTATCATTGAACTACAAGCAAAAGGCTTATTGGAATTTCAG TTTACACGAAATCGGAACATACGATTTGCCGGCTGCGTTTGACTATATCCTGATGAAGACAAACACCTCGCAACTCCACTACATAGGTTATTCAATGGGTACTACTGTGTTTTTCATTATGGCTGCAGAAAGACCTGAATATCAGTCCAAAATCCGATCGCAAATAAGTCTCGCACCGGTAGCGTATTTCTCTCATACGAGGTCACCGATAAAATACATTGCTCCATACGCGAAAATGATGaac ATTGCTTACCAAAGAATATCGAACGGAATGGTTATGCCGCAGACGACGATGAAAATGATTTTCGCGTCAACCATTTGTGGAGGGAAAATGACGCAAAAACTGATATGCCAAAGGGGAATCATCTTTTTCATTTGTGGCAGTGACCCACAACACTTTAATacc AAATTAATTCCGCTGATCATGGGACACTATCCGTCGGGAACGTCGTCTATGGTTCCCGAACATTTCGCGCAGATCAAATTAAAAG ACGTTTTCGGTCGGTACGATTACGGTCCGGTCATCAACTTGGAACGATACAACTCTACCGAGCCTCCCGCGTACGATCTGACATCAATCCGGGTGCCTATCACATTGATGTATGGTAAAAACGACTTAGTGGCTGACGTCCGG GACGTGATGAGACTGAAATCGCAACTCCCCAGACTGATAGACGCCGTGATGATCGACAACCCGTACTGTAACCACGTGGATTTTTTATGGAGCTTGAAAGTCAACGAACACGTAAACGATCCGATCAGGGAAACGCTGCGTAAGACCGACGATGTGAACTGGAAGTACTCAGCGCCAAATCCTCCGAAATCAAAGGACGTACTCAGTGTCGGTGGCAATGTTAGCGATGGCTCTATCGGCGGCAGtggatatatcaatattagtgATAGCGCAAGTGATGTCGGTGTCGATGGTTTTGTCAATATCAGTGTTAGTGGAAATGTCAACATCACTGACAGCGGACATTTAAATATCAGTAACAGTGCAGACGATGACAGTGGACATCTTAATGCCAGCGACAGTGATGCAGGCGATTTCAGCAGCAGTAACAGTATCAATGGACGTGAAGGTGTCGGTAGTAGCTCCAATATCAGTGGCAGTGGTGTACTATCCGATTTGGATTACTTTGCGAAAAACTTAGGAAAAATAATAGCTGATACCATGCCGAAATCGATGGACCGCGAGGGTGACGAAGTCGTCTTCGGACGGGAACGGGCGTTGCAAGAGACACTGTTGGCGGACGCCATTGAGTTCGTCCGGTCGGTCCAAAAGAAATATGACCTTACCCTAACCGGACCGGTGCTCGCTTGGCAAAAATCGTCAACGCGTGCTACAGACCATAGGAGAACCGAACA AAGCCCGAACGACGCTCTGGCCGATGAACATCGAGCGCCCGGATAG